The nucleotide sequence aatatgtTAATGGTAAATTACTTCTctaattccattttttttatccatttaGATTCTCAACATAGTAACTCGACCATGTCAGTAATTAGTTATTTGTGAGCATGTGTTTGTTTATCTAATCAATGTTCTGAAAAAAAGTGTGAAATGTTTTAGAAAAATTAGCCGGAAAGCATtgttttttgtcaaattaattataaatttacttaaatattgaTGAAAACTTGAATGGTTTTCCATTATCATAGATAACTGGGGAGACTATTGGAGAAGTTAGAGCCGTCTCTGACATGCACCAGAGAAAAGCCGAGATGGCCCGACAAGCCGATGCATTCATAGCCCTGCCTGGTCTGAGCACCGTCCCTTCCATCCTTTTGTCACATTTTGAATcgtattaatataataattggaaatcaaattttaattaacaggAGGCTATGGCACCCTCGAAGAACTGCTCGAAGTCATAACATGGGCTCAGCTTGGAATCCACGATAAACCTGTAAGCAACATCGCcataattgtttctttatattttccatttcaTAACCTAAAAAGctgtttgtttcttcttctttatcctTGTTGCAGGTTGGTCTTTTGAATGTTGATGGCTTCTACAATTCCTTATTGTCTTTCGTGGATAAAGCAGTCGATGAGGGCTTCATCTCCCCAACCGCCCGTCGCATCCTCGTCTCCGCCCCGACTGCAAAACAATTATTTAGACAACTCGAGGTAAAGATTATATGCAtaacaaaaactataattttataaattttacgTCAAACTTTGGTATAATTTGGACATTTTTATTCAATCTTGTTTATCAGGAGTATGTTCCTGAGTATGATGAAAAAACATCAAAGTTGGTGTGGGAGGAGGAAAGGCTTGCTTATGTTCCTGAATCCGGTGTTGCCAGGTCATACGTTATATGATTAGCACAGAAATGACATCCCTTTTGCTTTTTGCGTACTTGGTATATACGTATATACGGTCCTTATACCGTCGATGGCGAGCACAGTAACTTCTACTTCTTTTTGGAATTGAGGCAGCAAACTGTGTCTCTAATTCTATAGGAAAAAAGGGCGTGGGTCCACCTCTTTTTGTGAgctattgaaaaaaatgaatcatCATTAGTActaatcttaatatataatattatttacttaattattatttattttagctaAACAGGAAGCATGATCACCATTTACCAggcaaattatttaataatgctGTTTTATGATAACTTTCAATGCCTCTTAATTGCCCATTTAATTATTGGATCCAGATCgaattagtttgagtttaaaagttagtttggtttgattcgattcaatttaaatttatttattttgaatataaactaaattcaaattaagcagtttgtttcattttaaaattgaattaaattcgaattgtatagagtttggtttagtttaactCGCGAGTTAGATAGatgatttgattcgatttgaatttgacttgttgttagattcaaattatgtgaaataa is from Mangifera indica cultivar Alphonso unplaced genomic scaffold, CATAS_Mindica_2.1 Un_0095, whole genome shotgun sequence and encodes:
- the LOC123207702 gene encoding cytokinin riboside 5'-monophosphate phosphoribohydrolase LOG7-like, whose translation is MQKQTQKRDMEVTKSRFRRICVFCGSSSGNKTSYQEAAVALGKELVDRKIDLVYGGGSVGLMGLVSQAVHDGGRHVLGIIPRSLMPSQITGETIGEVRAVSDMHQRKAEMARQADAFIALPGGYGTLEELLEVITWAQLGIHDKPVGLLNVDGFYNSLLSFVDKAVDEGFISPTARRILVSAPTAKQLFRQLEEYVPEYDEKTSKLVWEEERLAYVPESGVARSYVI